Proteins encoded in a region of the Synechococcus sp. BIOS-U3-1 genome:
- a CDS encoding PHP domain-containing protein: MPADHHPLRSVLETVGPDSCPGQFNFHCHTLCSDGSLEPLALIQQASAKGLTQLAVTDHHSSLSFQPMQDWLKQQRDCGQTVPYLWSGMEISAILRGCLVHVLALGFEPAHRSLAIYNHGDAAVGEALRAESVCEAIHDAGGLAILAHPGRYRVGFADLIDAAAELGFDGGEAWYDYDMQPRWSWSPVVCEAIDRRLKNLGLLRTCGTDSHGLDLEGR; encoded by the coding sequence ATGCCGGCTGATCACCATCCTTTGAGGTCTGTACTGGAGACGGTCGGTCCCGATAGCTGCCCAGGACAATTCAATTTTCATTGCCACACCCTTTGCAGTGACGGCAGTCTTGAACCTCTGGCACTGATTCAGCAGGCCTCTGCCAAAGGGCTTACCCAACTGGCTGTGACGGATCACCATTCCAGTTTGTCGTTCCAACCCATGCAGGACTGGCTCAAACAGCAGCGTGATTGCGGTCAAACGGTCCCATATCTCTGGAGCGGCATGGAAATCAGTGCAATCCTGCGCGGTTGCCTGGTTCACGTTCTTGCCCTCGGTTTCGAACCGGCTCACAGGTCACTTGCTATTTACAACCACGGTGATGCAGCTGTGGGGGAAGCACTCAGAGCCGAGAGCGTCTGTGAAGCAATTCATGATGCTGGAGGGCTGGCGATTCTTGCCCATCCAGGTCGGTACAGAGTCGGCTTCGCTGATCTGATTGATGCCGCTGCAGAACTTGGATTTGACGGAGGTGAAGCCTGGTACGACTACGACATGCAACCCCGTTGGAGCTGGTCTCCCGTGGTCTGTGAAGCCATTGATCGCCGCTTGAAGAACCTTGGCCTTTTGCGTACGTGTGGAACAGACAGTCACGGCTTAGACCTAGAAGGTCGCTAA